A genome region from Scyliorhinus torazame isolate Kashiwa2021f chromosome 13, sScyTor2.1, whole genome shotgun sequence includes the following:
- the pdhb gene encoding pyruvate dehydrogenase E1 component subunit beta, mitochondrial, with the protein MAALRNLFRGGKNVFGVLSRREFHRSVPAAVQLTYRDALTQAMDEEIERDETVFLLGEEVAQYDGAYKVSRGLWKKWGDKRIIDTPISEMGFAGIAVGAAMAGLRPICEFMTFNFSLQAIDQVINSAAKTYYMSAGAVPVPIVFRGPNGSSAGVAAQHSQCFAAWYSHCPGLKVLSPWSAEDAKGLLKSAIRDDNPVIFLENELMYGVPFEVSEEVQSKDFVIPIGKAKVEKEGMNITLVAHSKSVGHCLDAAAALAKEGIDCEVINMRTIRPLDIETIEASVMKTNHLVTVEGGWPQFGVGAEVCARIMEGPAFNYLDAPAVRVTGADIPMPYAKILEDNCVPQIKDIIFSVKKVLNV; encoded by the exons ATGGCGGCGCTGAGGAATCTTTTTCGTGGTGGGAAG AATGTTTTCGGTGTGTTGTCACGGAGGGAGTTCCATCGATCGGTTCCTGCTGCTGTCCAG CTGACCTATCGAGATGCTCTGACCCAGGCCATGGACGAAGAGATTGAAAGAGATGAAACTGTGTTTCTTCTGGGAGAAGAGGTTGCACAGTATGATGGTGCATACAAG GTGAGCCGTGGATTGTGGAAGAAATGGGGAGACAAGAGAATCATAGACACTCCTATTTCAGAG ATGGGTTTTGCAGGAATTGCAGTTGGTGCTGCCATG GCTGGCTTGAGGCCCATCTGTGAATTCATGACCTTCAATTTCTCACTGCAAGCCATTGACCAAGTTATAAATTCTGCTGCCAAAACATACTACATGTCGGCAGGTGCAGTTCCTGTTCCTATTGTCTTCAGAGGTCCAAATGGTTCTTCAGCTGGCGTGGCAGCTCAGCATTCACAGTGCTTCGCAGCATGGTATAGCCACTGTCCTGGGCTAAAAGTGCTGAGTCCTTGGAGTGCTGAAGATGCTAAAGGGTTGCTGAAATCTGCTATCCGAGATGATAACCCCG TTATTTTTTTGGAAAATGAACTGATGTATGGTGTGCCTTTTGAAGTCTCTGAGGAAGTCCAGTCAAAGGACTTTGTTATTCCAATAGGAAAAGCCAAAGTAGAAAAAGAAG GAATGAATATTACTTTAGTTGCACACTCCAAAAGTGTAGGGCATTGCCTGGATGCAGCTGCTGCTCTTGCAAAGGAAGGGATTGATTGTGAG GTCATTAATATGCGTACCATCAGACCCCTGGATATTGAAACAATTGAAGCTAGTGTGATGAAGACCAATCACCTGGTAACAGTTGAGGGTGGTTGGCCCCAGTTTGGAGTAGGTGCTGAAGTCTGTGCTAGAATTATGGAAG GACCTGCATTTAACTACTTGGATGCCCCAGCTGTCCGTGTCACAGGTGCTGATATCCCTATGCCTTATGCGAAGATCTTGGAAGACAACTGCGTACCTCAGATTAAAGATATAATTTTTTCAGTCAAGAAAGTGCTCAATGTGTAA
- the LOC140388356 gene encoding BTB/POZ domain-containing protein KCTD6: protein MPQCACSPAHALSWLHKRDRSTREGAELRSNRPERMDNGDWGQAMANPVTLNVGGHLYSTSISTLTRYPDSMLGVMFRGDFPTAKDSQGNYFIDRDGPLFRYILNFLRTAALTLPHGFKEIDLLKKEADFYQIEPLIHCLNDPKPLYSLDTFEEVVELSSTRKLSKYSNPVAVIITQLTITTKVHSLLEGISNYFTKWNKHMMDTRDFQVSFTFGPCDYHQEVSLRVHLMEYIAKQGFTIRMTRVHHMSERANENTVEHNWTFCRLARKTED from the exons ATGCCCCAGTGCGCATGCTCGCCCGCCCACGCACTGAGCTGGCTGCACAAGAGAGATCGCTCTACCCGGGAGGGCGCTGAGCTGCGATCGAACCGACCGGAGCGGATGGATAATGGAGACTGGGGCCAGGCG ATGGCAAATCCAGTCACCCTTAATGTAGGAGGACACTTGTATTCAACATCAATATCCACACTAACTAGATACCCAGACTCCATGTTAGGAGTAATGTTTAGGGGAGATTTCCCCACTGCCAAAGACTCTCAAGGAAACTACTTCATAGATAGAGATGGACCTCTCTTCAGGTATATCTTGAATTTTTTAAGGACTGCTGCTCTGACATTACCTCATGGTTTCAAAGAAATTGACCTCCTGAAAAAAGAGGCTGATTTTTATCAGATTGAGCCTTTGATTCATTGTTTGAATGACCCCAAGCCCCTTTACTCCTTGGATAcctttgaggaggtggtggaactgTCCAGCACCCGCAAACTTTCCAAATATTCAAATCCAGTAGCTGTTATAATCACACAACTGACTATCACGACTAAAGTTCACTCGCTGCTGGAGGGCATCTCAAACTATTTCACAAAATGGAATAAACACATGATGGATACCAGAGACTTTCAGGTGTCCTTCACCTTTGGACCCTGTGATTACCACCAAGAGGTGTCTCTTCGTGTTCATCTGATGGAGTACATTGCAAAGCAAGGCTTTACCATCAGAATGACAAGAGTACATCACATGAGTGAGAGAGCAAATGAGAACACTGTAGAACACAACTGGACATTTTGTAGATTGGCACGAAAAACAGAAGATTGA